In the Arachis stenosperma cultivar V10309 chromosome 8, arast.V10309.gnm1.PFL2, whole genome shotgun sequence genome, tataGCTCTTGTTTGTGTCTTTTGGTATGTCTGTGTCTTTTGGTGGTtcatttttttagatattagatGAAAATTGGTGTAATCCTTTAATATTGGAAATTTTGGTGTTTTGCAAAATTATAGAGATTGTGGAATTCGCAGAGTGCAGATTATTcgatcaatttttttttaatttataaagacAATACACAAATTGcgtattgtattattttaatattaaattataatacatGAATTACATATTGTACATACACAAACTGCGTATTGTCAGTGCAATACATATTCTGTATATTGTACTTGTACAGAATAATATCCCGAACATTATAAAAcccaattttttataatattaacaCAAAACTCTATTCACTctttaatactaaaataacaAATTTTCTTTCAGTTGATTcatgttttttatattttagtttctCTGATGGGGTTGAGGATATTTGTTTTTATCGAAAAAAGGAATTTTAAGAGGTGCTTTGTCTTCTGTTTTGTTTTGGTTGTTTTTATATTTGAGTTTGTTATCTTTTAGCTTGTTATTAGTTTTTTTGTAAATCATTGTAATTTATCGTTTGTTAGTTGTTGTGCAAGTACTGAGTGCTTTTCTTCTCTTCGAAATCGAGAGTCTGTAGCCACCGATCGAAAAAAAAGtgttatcataaaaaaaaatctctaaTTTCTATGCATActattttatgaaaaaaaatattttaaaaaaatacataataataagaCTTGATTAGATATTAATTAATATGAATGGAGTTATGACGGCTGTTAAAAATTACCATAAAAAAAACTCATGacactttaaattttaagaGTTTTTAGAatagctaatttttttttaatgattgaAACCgccacaaattaaaaaaaaaacctcaCAAATAAGAAAAAGTACATTCGTCAATAAAGTTAAAGTGAAACTTAATTTGGCTGCATTTATATagcataattttattaatttcataaaaaaaaccTTCTTTATTGATAACAAAAAAGGGTGTAAATTACACAATAAATTGACTCATTCTTTATAAATTGAGAAATATATACACAATGATGTTCTCATATATTTATGTAAatagtttatatattttttattttttatagtaaattaCACTAGAAGTGTTTAAACAATTACCGATATTACTATATTAGACATAACTTTCGTTAATCTATCATATAttcttataataattttattgttatattttataaaaaatatataaaaatcacacaatttaaattttataaaaagaaatagTGTATCTTTTTAGAATTATGCTATGTaaacactaaaattaattatcaaaattaataattaatataaaatatatattaaaatataaatatatattaaaaataaattaaactatatatatatatttatatacaaatatattagtaactgattttattgtacgaataatatttttgatatttttatatactttCATATTCTATTTGTTCTTGTTACTTGCAATGAAACTTCCTTACCCCTTTTTATAAGCTTATAAAGTCTTTTGGATAATAAAACCATAACGTTTTTAATGGTTTTGGGTCAAGTCAACCCATGAAGTCAACAAGTCATTGCTATTGCTAGCTGGTGGGTCAATCAATAATGTGTCCTTTTCCCATTCATGATGAATCATGTTTCCTCTCATTATTGgactaaatttatttttatttttatttttattttgcgTGTTAATGATGCTTTTAGAAAGGAGAAAAACACACATTTTGTCATTTTTTGGATTATTGGTCCCAAAGGCTGAACCATGGCATTTTGATTGGGTGAATAATATCTCCTTATATTTGATGGAGAAAATTCACAAAATTAGAAATTAGGTGtacatttctcttttattagAGGAATCATATATAATCATGCTGTCTTTTAGAGAAATATAACCAGCTAGGTTATATTGAAggatttattctaaattttatatcttgtataatttttgttaattagGTTAAATTGTGAATTTTTTAAGGTAATTAAAATCATTTAACCTACAAATGTGTTTATATATACTATTGAATAGCATGACAAGCATGATTATCCATAAAAGTAGAGCTATGCTTtcattgtttatttattatttataattttttaacgCAGCATGTGTATTGCACGATTGATAACTTTGAACATAATCACAataatgctatttttttttctttttctctttttcaaatttagcaatttgtaatatatatatatatatatatatatatatatatatatatatatatatatatatatatatatatatatatattagattcTGGGTTTATATGAAAATATGAGAAAGTATTTATAGTTATTgaattgatttaaataattaagattaaATATACCTAATAAATAATGTACTTATGTCATTgaattcattttaaaaattatttaacaaattattaacatattattattattattatatatgtctaactttcaattatatttgttttaaaagtattatattTAATAGATAATTTTTAATACATATATTTGATAAACGAAAACGAAAGATAGTGATGGAATTTAATTGATGGATCAATAGATGTGCACAAAGTCGTtgctttatttaattttttttatctctatGGAATATATAACACacaaatttcatattttaaaatgatCGAATTGAATTGGTCACAAGAATGTCTTGCACGGACTGATTTGATCAATCGGATAAATTCATTCATTCATGTTTTTCGTGGACAAAAATAAATGAGAAATTTGTTTCTTATGACCATCgtgataaatattaaaatttaattattttcacTAATATAATAGTATGTAAATTCTAAactccaataataataataataataataataataatatctttgcGTGTATTGAATGGGGTGTGTGTGGTGTAATCTatgaaaaaaaatgtatatCCGAAAAGGattttcaattcaaaatttaaagaaagtaATTGTTAAGagttttgattttcttttatcAGGACAATAGTAGAGTGTCTTTGAATATTGACTGggataaattaaaaatgaataGTTGTCCATGAATGACAAAAAGTTATATTTAGGAGTAAAAATACcttaaaaaattacattaaaaatgAACAGTTCGTCCTAATCAAACACACTTTTAGGAGTAAAAATACCTTAAATAAAGAATGACAAAAAGttatattttcatatatatatatatatatatatatatatatatatatatattatttaagacAACTTATTGAGCTTATTTTTACtttctattatattttttatttttaataaaattaccGAGACTGAGAGCATGTAGGATGAAAACAAAGTGATTTTCTTTTTATCATGGGAGTATAGCATATATATAGTTTCTCAAAATAATTTTGTTCACTCTTGATTCTCGTTCATTTTATGATCATTGGTTCAatcatgtatatttttttttatatttttatttttctgtaaaGCATATTTGTCTTTAAAGTGAATTGGAGTAGGTATTATTTATTGTGTAGATTACTTGACAAGTTATAATATAACcatcatatatattttattactcaaaataataaacatataattttattttattagtttaaagacaaatctattatttttttttcaaaaataaaaataaaaatattgatataaAGGTAAAGCCAAAGAGATCCaaataataaagaaataaaataaaaataaaaataaaaataaggtaTTCATAACACATATCATGACTGTTAATCATTATTACAACACTAAAGTTTTACATTACAAATGCTCTTTAATTCCTAGCAAGGACTAAAAGAGCTAGCTAGTAGCACAAACACCATATCTTATAATCACTATATATATCCCATAAAATCaacactaaaaataaattatttctgTCTCATACATCAAACTGACACAACATAATACAAAGTATTTAAAAGTGTATTtggtttgtatttttattttttgttttctgtattttctgtttttataattttgtgaaaaaagagaaaataaattatgaaaacaaaaaaaatgattttattgttttcattattttttatttttttcacaaaattctaaaagcataaaatattaaaaataaaaatacaaaccaAACACAACTTTTGTAGTGTATTTAACATACAGAAATCCTTCGATCTGTTATTACTACTCGACGCAACAACGATACATAAAGTACTTCTCCATTTGGCGGCCGCATTCAGCGCAAACGACCTTCTGTGGTATGCCGCCGGTGCTACCGGGGAGTATGAGGCGGTTGCAGTGGTGAGGGGTGTGAAGCTGATCAAGATAATCCTTGAGAGCTTGGACCAAACCAAGCTTATCAATGTTCTCCTTCCATTTATCAAATTCCAACAAGCTTGTTAGGGCAGTGTCACCTTTGGCTCTAGCCATTTCTGATGCACCCCTACAAAATATAGCCCAACCTTGATCGCTACCATCAAAGCTAAGCACAGTCATCACCtgtcatattttataaaaaaaataataaaaaaatttatatgaatacAATGTTCAAGAGTTATTATAGGAGACTAGATGATCAacacttttttttatatcataTGTAAcgtttttgaaataaaaaaaaactagtaaaataagaaaaaggaaATGTTTAGTCCTTTGATATAATTTCTtagatataaattaaaataggtTGATGATAAACCTATTATGATCTAGACGAAAAAATGCACACAAGTTAATTTGATCTCTAAAATGACTTAATACGAGTCAAGTTAATGTTTTGACAAATTATTGTTTACGGAAaattgaaaatatgatatacaaaaaattttatcttatagTTAATTTTGGTGATCAGACGTAagtgaaaagataagataattaaaaaatcaactTAGTTTATGCtggtattttaatttttaaaaataaattgagttattaattttaatttatattactaaattaatttatatgtaatttttcaGAAACTATTTTTAGGATTAACAAATTTAacctaattaatttttttggtaaCATATCACCTCACTCATGATTTCATCATTCTCCACTGTTCTTCCATGCTGCAACTTTGAGTAAAGCATGCTCTCCAACCTGTGTAAAACAAATTCGAATataagtattaaaaaaaattaatgattaattaaataaaattgaaaagtgTTTGTGCACCATATATAGCAACAAACCTTGCCCAAAAGAACCAAATTGAAGTCACATTAGGCCAATAGTAGCTGAACTTCCTTGTGGCAAATGTGTTGATCATTTTCTGCATCCTCTCCTTGGCATTGCTCTTCCCCACATAAACCATCTCTAGCTCGAATCCGCCGGCTTTCGCGACGCTTAGTGCGGCCGTCGTGAATTTTGAAATCCATTCAAGGTCTTCACCTCCATACAGGCATATGAATTTGCCTTCAGTCATCTGTAGCAATATTAACAAGCGAAATCTTGAGTATCAAGTATCATCATAATACttagaacaaaaaaatatagcTAGGGTATTTTTTTGGGGTCAAATTGAATGATATATCACACAACAATGTAACCATATTATGTATACatcaaaaatgaaaaatcaGTTACaatatagaaaaaatattgaaatataaaatgcATATTGAAactatattaaataaatatatgtatttaaatacaaatatataataagtaatttaataaaacttagaaaaaaaagCTAGGGTGTTaacttttttgttaaatttatttttctagaataatatattttacACTATCATGTTACatgtatacaaaaaaaatcaataataaaattagttgttattataaaatacatatgtaaatacaaaatatatttagTGACAGTTTTTAAACCGCTGTTAAATAATATTTACCAATTtcaagataataataataataataataataataataataataataataataataataataataagtatttACCCATTCCAAGACACTAGGGTCAATGCCATCAACAAGAAGCTCAAGACTCCAAATCTCTTGCTTCCACATAgactcttctttctctcttgtGAAAGGGAAAGCCAAGTTACCCCAAATCCAAATCATATGAAGTGCATTTGGTGAAGACAACCTCCCTTGTGGATCAAGTGCAACAACAATGGCTTTCTTTGTGAAGTTCCAAACTTCTTTTATGTACTTTATAACTGAAGGCTCAATTATGAATGGGTCTCTAACACTATACCATGCCATCATTGATTGCAAGTACTCAAACTTTTGATTTGCTGCTTCATTCCATGAAGATTTCTCCACAACTGGGATCCACACCATTTCATAGTGTCCTTCACCTCTTGCTCTTGCATCTTTGTATAAGTTGTCAAGAACCATTATCTCTTCTTGTGATAGGTCAAGATCTGATATTAGAAGTAGCACATGCTTCCTCCTTAGGATTTCAAGATTAGTCTGAAATTTCAATAAGTCAAATTTTGTTTTTAGCGACGGATTCAGAAAATTttgcataatttttattttagtgtgaaagtaaaagtaatataataacaaacgagaataaaatatatataaatatatatagaatttaactttaatatatatactaacatagtaaattaaaatattttacataattatttaattgtatttattttagATGTTTATTTACATGATTAATATAAATGGTCCgatttagtaaaatttttttaaaattaattaactcatttaaaattataatgtcgaaaacttttaaaagttaaatcaaaattctaaatattaattaacgaaaataaataacgaataataataaaatgaagatatttaataacaaaaaaaataaaaaatagtcaaaatttatcttatttagcatttattaattattacaataattaataaatgctaaataagataatttttaaCCGTTTGTTTTGTCTCTCTAATATTACTGGAACAAAAAAGGGTTGGTTACAAGTTTAATTACTAGATTATATAATTAATGAATAGATACCTTTGCTTTGGTAGTTCCATCAATAAGTGGAGGAAAATCATCCTTGGCATATATCAATGCTCTGAGGATTTTCATGTTGTCAATGTGGACTGTCTCAAACAAACGGACCAGATTGTGGAAGGCCTCTATTTGCATCCTTTCCTCtgcataaattaaattaaatttcttaATATGTTCATTAATTAATcagtaattatatatttaatttggtTATAATTATATATACCTATGGCTCGATAGCATTGATCCAATTGATTATTGAGGTGCTCATATATACTAGCCATTTTGTGAGCAAGGCTAGATAATTCCCATGCCTCTGTGGCTGATGACATCGACCTGTAAAATATTATACAcacaaataattttatttctattttcatttttttaaaaataaaatataataacaaaaactaaaaataataaaatattttttagtttcacTTTTTTTAGATACATAAAACACCGAAAATATTTCTGTATGTTTAAGGGGTATGtttgaaatatatataatggaattgatattaatttaatttttaaattaaatttgtcgtttgaaatacatataaaatgagaattaatttgatttgtaaATCCATATGagatttatattataattaagatAAAATAACTAATTGTAATAAGATGTTATTTTTAGATTTGTGTTATAAATAAAtgctataaaaataaaatcatcaattcaaattaaattagttattattaaatTACAATTCAAACATAAGTATTGATTTTTAGATTAATTTAGTTCATATTTTACATGATTAATTTCGAACACAATATATAGTTGATTTCTAATTCAATCATTTcattttaaatcaaataaaattaaattaaattaatttaaaatttatcttattctAAACAAATCACAAGTAATTTAACATATTGATAAGAGAAtacaaatgaaaaataaaatactattttacacgttatttttaaaatgacaaaaatgttcgaaaaaatgacaaaaatgtCCTTCGAACACGTATCAAATATTCAAAAAGTAATCAAATTAAAAGGAAGGATATATAGATAATAATAAGAtgaaaattcaggtgcagtcaactttacgtgaagttaATAGCTGAGAGtggttaaataatttgattgatttgactaaattttcatctaataactctcagttatcaatttcacgtgaagttgactgCATCTGAATTTTTTTCGAATAATTATGATATACTTACTCATTTCTCATGCCAATGAAACCAGAAATCTGAGAGGAACAAGCAACAATGCTTCTAATAACCCAATAAGCAGCAATTGGAATATAAGCAGTTGCAAGAGACATAGGAGGAGAGTCTTCAGAAATATATTGAGTTGGAAGCTCCTTAAACTTAACAATGCACATTGTAACATCCAATGAAGCCTTCACAAGCTTGTTCACAGCATCAAATTGTGGCATCAATGAAGATGAATTCTCAACTATGTCTGGGAGTTGTTTCAAAAGTGCCACTGATTTGGCAAGTGTGTTGTTCTCTTTTGTGCTCATCTCAGCCACTAGCCAGAACTCTCCAAACACTACTGAGAATGATGCGAGGGTTAGAACCACCTTTCCATGCCATGCATAACTTGATAGGTAGTTTAGGAGCACCATTGTTGATCCATGTGCATCTCCGCTTCCCGAGCACTTGCATGATAGCTACAGTAATCGACCAGTGACGAATTCGGAAAATTTTATAAcagaaacaaaattaatattaaaattacatCGTTTTGGACATGATATAAGACCTatagtaaaaagaaaaattttatgatcaaagtataaaattagattttgaaaacttagtataaaaaatataatttttttttaaaatattgatgttttattaattttaactgataattttaattatatgtattataatAAAGATCAATGATTAAAATAGTCGAAATACTAATATTCATGGGACACTTGAAAAATCTTTCTAAAAATATATAGTACTTTAATTtaggataaagtatattttatatttctaaaatttatcaaaagtttttaaaatatttttcaattttattttgtttcaattttgtttcaaaagtttttgatttgcattaaatatataatctcaacacctaaatttttaaaaaattaagatcaaTCTAACAATAATGTATGAAAATtatacttgatttgcttgtgttgagggttgttataaaattattgttaaattagttttaaattttttgaaaaattaatcgTCAAGGGTATATTTaatgcaaataaaaatttttttggacaaaattaaaataaaataaaatttaaagatatttttaaatttttttttcaaattttaggaacaaaaattataatttataattaatgatATAATCATGCTCAAGAATCAACTAGgcagaaaaaataaataaaatattctaaaGAGTTCAGAAATACAAAACACAAGGCTGTTAgctatataaattaaatagtTAAACACTTGGAGCTAGGAGCACAAAAAGTAAATAAAGctgtcacaaaaaaaaaagtaaataaagcTAAGATAAAGTGTTTTTAATTATCTTtctcattatttatttatttatttatgtgtGTAAGATAAAAAAAGACTGCCACCATCCAGCATCAAAGCTAAGTATATTCTATTTCAGAAAGCAAAGGAACAATAAATGGCGGTAACTATCACAAAagttaacaaaattttttacatGAAAATGTTACCTCGCACGAGATTTTGTGTATGACAAAAGCTAGCGAGTCAAGCATGTCAAATTCAGCCAATGCAGCAGCAGCTTCCAATTTCTCGTTCTCACTTTTTTCctgaaaaatattattgtattgtaacacatatataatttattcttaacaagttaaacatagcaaaattagtctattaatataaaatctagcacatataattaattaaaaatttaattttgatatactcATAGTATAACACGGTCATTTGATCTAA is a window encoding:
- the LOC130945051 gene encoding protein SIEVE ELEMENT OCCLUSION B-like, with the translated sequence MASTHGGPNKMQQRKEKRRLFAAADDSAMMKQIQATHQPDGREVDVKPIIQIVDQVLIQLIARSIEGHHEKSENEKLEAAAALAEFDMLDSLAFVIHKISCELSCKCSGSGDAHGSTMVLLNYLSSYAWHGKVVLTLASFSVVFGEFWLVAEMSTKENNTLAKSVALLKQLPDIVENSSSLMPQFDAVNKLVKASLDVTMCIVKFKELPTQYISEDSPPMSLATAYIPIAAYWVIRSIVACSSQISGFIGMRNESMSSATEAWELSSLAHKMASIYEHLNNQLDQCYRAIEERMQIEAFHNLVRLFETVHIDNMKILRALIYAKDDFPPLIDGTTKAKTNLEILRRKHVLLLISDLDLSQEEIMVLDNLYKDARARGEGHYEMVWIPVVEKSSWNEAANQKFEYLQSMMAWYSVRDPFIIEPSVIKYIKEVWNFTKKAIVVALDPQGRLSSPNALHMIWIWGNLAFPFTREKEESMWKQEIWSLELLVDGIDPSVLEWMTEGKFICLYGGEDLEWISKFTTAALSVAKAGGFELEMVYVGKSNAKERMQKMINTFATRKFSYYWPNVTSIWFFWARLESMLYSKLQHGRTVENDEIMSEVMTVLSFDGSDQGWAIFCRGASEMARAKGDTALTSLLEFDKWKENIDKLGLVQALKDYLDQLHTPHHCNRLILPGSTGGIPQKVVCAECGRQMEKYFMYRCCVE